One genomic region from Panthera tigris isolate Pti1 chromosome D1, P.tigris_Pti1_mat1.1, whole genome shotgun sequence encodes:
- the MDK gene encoding midkine, whose translation MQHRGFLLLALLTLLALTTAVAKKKDKVKKGGPGNECAEWTWGPCTPSSKDCGVGFREGTCGAQTQRVRCRVPCNWKKEFGADCKYKFESWGACDGGTGTKARQGTLKKARYNAQCQETIRVTKPCTPKTKAKAKAKKGKGKD comes from the exons atgcAGCACCGAGGCTTCCTCCTCCTCGCCCTCCTCACCCTGCTGGCGCTCACCACCGCGGTGGCCAAAAAGAAAG ACAAAGTGAAGAAGGGCGGCCCGGGGAACGAGTGCGCGGAGTGGACCTGGGGGCCCTGCACCCCCAGCAGCAAGGACTGCGGCGTGGGTTTCCGCGAGGGTACCTGTGGGGCCCAGACCCAGCGCGTCCGGTGCAGGGTGCCCTGCAACTGGAAGAAGGAGTTTGGAG CCGACTGCAAGTACAAGTTTGAGAGCTGGGGAGCGTGTGATGGGGGCACAGGCACGAAGGCCCGCCAAGGCACCCTGAAGAAGGCGCGGTACAATGCCCAGTGCCAGGAGACCATCCGCGTGACCAAGCCTTGCACCCCCAAGACCAAAGCCAAGGCCAAAG ccaagaaagggaagggaaaggactAG
- the CHRM4 gene encoding muscarinic acetylcholine receptor M4, with translation MANFTPVNGSSGNQSVRLVTSTHNRYETVEMIFIATVTGSLSLVTVVGNILVMLSIKVNRQLQTVNNYFLFSLACADLIIGAFSMNLYTVYIIKGYWPLGAVVCDLWLALDYVVSNASVMNLLIISFDRYFCVTKPLTYPARRTTKMAGLMIAAAWVLSFVLWAPAILFWQFVVGKRTVPDNQCFIQFLSNPAVTFGTAIAAFYLPVVIMTVLYIHISLASRSRVHKHRPEGPKEKKAKTLAFLKSPLMKQSIKKPPPGEAAQEELRNGKLEEAPPPVLPPPPRPMADKDTSNESSSGSATQNTKERPPTELSTTEATAPAMPAPPLQPRALNPASKWSKIQIVTKQTGNECVTAIEIVPATPAGMRPAANVARKFASIARNQVRKKRQMAARERKVTRTIFAILLAFILTWTPYNVMVLVNTFCQSCIPDTVWSIGYWLCYVNSTINPACYALCNATFKKTFRHLLLCQYRNIGTAR, from the coding sequence ATGGCGAACTTCACACCAGTCAACGGCAGCTCGGGCAACCAGTCTGTACGCTTGGTCACATCGACCCACAACCGCTACGAGACGGTGGAGATGATATTCATCGCCACGGTGACAGGCTCGTTGAGCCTGGTGACTGTCGTGGGCAACATCCTGGTGATGCTGTCTATCAAGGTCAACAGGCAGCTGCAGACGGTCAACAACTACTTCCTCTTCAGCCTCGCGTGTGCCGATCTCATCATAGGCGCTTTCTCCATGAACCTCTACACCGTGTACATCATCAAGGGCTACTGGCCTCTGGGCGCCGTGGTCTGTGACTTATGGCTGGCCCTGGACTACGTGGTGAGCAACGCCTCTGTCATGAACCTTCTCATCATCAGCTTCGACCGGTACTTCTGCGTCACCAAGCCCCTCACCTACCCGGCCCGGCGCACCACCAAGATGGCGGGCCTCATGATCGCCGCCGCCTGGGTCCTGTCCTTCGTGCTCTGGGCACCTGCCATCTTGTTCTGGCAGTTTGTGGTGGGCAAGCGGACCGTGCCAGACAACCAGTGCTTCATCCAGTTCCTGTCCAACCCAGCAGTGACCTTCGGCACAGCCATCGCTGCCTTCTACCTGCCCGTGGTCATCATGACGGTGCTCTACATTCACATCTCCCTGGCCAGTCGCAGCCGGGTTCACAAGCACCGGCCCGAGGGCCCTAAGGAGAAGAAGGCCAAGACTCTGGCCTTCCTCAAGAGCCCCCTGATGAAGCAGAGCATCAAGAAACCCCCACCGGGGGAAGCCGCTCAAGAGGAGCTGCGCAACGGCAAGCTAGAGGAGGCGCCCCCACCGGTTCTGCCACCGCCGCCGCGCCCGATGGCCGACAAGGACACTTCCAACGAGTCCAGCTCCGGCAGTGCCACGCAGAACACCAAGGAACGACCACCCACAGAGCTGTCCACCACAGAGGCCACCGCGCCTGCCatgcccgcccctcccctacaGCCGCGGGCCCTCAACCCGGCCTCCAAATGGTCCAAGATCCAGATTGTGACAAAGCAGACGGGCAACGAATGCGTGACAGCCATCGAGATCGTTCCCGCCACACCAGCTGGCATGCGTCCGGCGGCCAACGTGGCCCGCAAGTTCGCCAGCATTGCCCGCAACCAGGTGCGCAAGAAGCGGCAGATGGCGGCCCGGGAGCGCAAGGTGACACGGACCATCTTCGCCATCCTGCTGGCCTTCATTCTCACCTGGACGCCCTACAACGTCATGGTCCTGGTGAACACCTTCTGCCAGAGCTGCATTCCCGACACGGTGTGGTCCATCGGCTACTGGCTCTGCTACGTCAACAGCACCATCAACCCTGCCTGCTATGCCCTCTGCAATGCCACCTTTAAAAAGACCTTCAGGCACCTGCTGCTGTGCCAGTATCGGAACATCGGCACTGCCAGGTAG